From Sediminibacterium sp. TEGAF015, a single genomic window includes:
- a CDS encoding glycosyltransferase, with protein MIIPDIVWTICFGLFCTVIAIQAFYYVYFFRRMAYYRNKEKEVSVEHPVSVIICARDEAHNLVKNLPGVLVQDYPTTHEVVLVNDNSTDESKYVIDEFKRSFKNLNMIELIQEAKMISGKKFPLSMGIKSAKYEIVLLTDADCVPASENWIRKMQDTYDEETEIVLGYGAYHKKPGLLNKLIRFETFHTAMQYFSYALAGKPYMGVGRNLSYKKELFFKNKGFSSINQIPSGDDDLFINQVANANNTAILMDHDAHTLSDPKTTWGEWMTQKYRHYTTGKYYKPIHQFLLGLYSFSLFFVYPLLAVSIIFYNWQLALGVYAVRFLLQAFILYKGMAKLNEKDLYPWFLFFDIWMFFYYLFTVPAIWKAPRKNWD; from the coding sequence ATGATCATACCCGATATTGTCTGGACGATTTGTTTCGGACTTTTTTGTACAGTTATCGCCATTCAGGCATTTTATTATGTATACTTCTTTAGAAGAATGGCTTATTACCGTAATAAGGAAAAAGAAGTATCCGTTGAACATCCTGTATCTGTAATTATTTGCGCAAGGGATGAAGCCCACAATCTTGTCAAAAACCTGCCTGGAGTGCTGGTGCAGGATTATCCTACAACACATGAAGTGGTTTTAGTAAATGACAACTCAACTGACGAGAGCAAATACGTTATTGATGAATTCAAGCGATCTTTCAAAAATCTGAACATGATTGAGCTTATACAGGAAGCCAAAATGATCAGCGGGAAAAAATTCCCATTGTCGATGGGGATTAAAAGCGCCAAGTATGAAATAGTTCTATTAACAGATGCAGATTGCGTTCCCGCTTCAGAAAACTGGATCAGAAAAATGCAAGATACCTATGATGAGGAAACAGAAATTGTTTTGGGGTATGGTGCCTATCACAAAAAACCGGGCTTACTCAATAAACTAATCCGCTTTGAAACCTTTCATACTGCCATGCAATATTTTTCCTATGCACTAGCAGGTAAACCCTATATGGGAGTTGGTAGAAACTTAAGTTATAAGAAAGAACTTTTTTTTAAAAACAAAGGGTTCTCCTCTATCAACCAAATACCTAGCGGAGACGATGACCTATTCATTAACCAGGTAGCAAACGCTAACAATACAGCCATTTTAATGGATCATGATGCGCATACATTGAGTGACCCAAAAACTACCTGGGGAGAATGGATGACTCAAAAATACAGGCATTATACAACAGGCAAATATTATAAACCCATTCACCAATTTTTGCTGGGATTGTATTCCTTTTCTCTATTTTTTGTGTACCCACTGCTGGCGGTGTCTATCATCTTCTATAACTGGCAATTGGCGTTGGGTGTTTATGCTGTTCGTTTTTTATTACAGGCTTTTATTTTATATAAAGGAATGGCTAAACTCAATGAGAAAGACCTATACCCATGGTTCCTGTTTTTTGATATCTGGATGTTTTTTTATTACCTATTTACTGTACCTGCTATATGGAAAGCGCCGCGCAAAAACTGGGATTAA
- the tgt gene encoding tRNA guanosine(34) transglycosylase Tgt has product MAALSYTLEHTANGSAARAGIIETDHGQIQTPIFMPVGTVGSVKAVTQQQLKLDIQAQIILGNTYHLYLRPGTEVLEAAGGLHRFNGWDRPILTDSGGYQVFSLAANRKIKEEGVVFQSHIDGSRHLFSPESVMDIQRNIGADIIMAFDECPPYPSTFDYAKKSMELTHRWLDRCIARLAETPDKYGYTQNLFPIVQGSTYKDLRKASCEFIASRNAVGNAIGGLSVGEPEDMMYEFTALCTENLPLNKPRYLMGVGTPWNLLECIDQGIDMFDCVMPTRNGRNGMLFTTQGVINIRNKKWAKDLSPIDPGLPSEPSQYYSKAYLRHLFVAEEILGLQLASIHNLSFYLWLVGEARKHILDNSFASWKKEMLEIVKRRL; this is encoded by the coding sequence ATGGCTGCACTAAGTTATACACTTGAACATACGGCAAATGGATCCGCTGCAAGGGCAGGAATTATTGAAACAGATCACGGTCAGATACAGACCCCGATATTCATGCCCGTTGGTACGGTAGGCTCTGTAAAGGCGGTTACGCAGCAACAGCTGAAGCTAGATATTCAGGCTCAGATTATATTGGGTAATACCTACCATTTGTATTTGAGGCCCGGTACTGAAGTGCTGGAAGCTGCCGGAGGATTACACCGGTTTAATGGATGGGACCGTCCTATATTAACTGATAGTGGCGGATATCAGGTTTTTTCGCTTGCAGCCAATCGAAAAATTAAAGAAGAAGGGGTTGTTTTTCAATCGCATATTGACGGGAGCAGGCATTTGTTTTCACCGGAATCTGTAATGGATATTCAAAGAAATATCGGGGCAGATATTATCATGGCTTTTGATGAATGTCCTCCCTATCCAAGCACCTTTGATTATGCAAAGAAAAGTATGGAGTTGACTCATCGCTGGTTAGACCGATGTATTGCCCGGTTGGCTGAAACGCCTGATAAATATGGGTATACACAGAACTTGTTCCCTATTGTACAGGGAAGTACTTATAAGGATTTGCGAAAAGCTTCCTGTGAATTCATTGCTTCACGCAACGCTGTTGGGAATGCCATTGGTGGATTAAGTGTTGGTGAGCCCGAAGACATGATGTATGAATTTACAGCACTGTGTACAGAAAATCTTCCACTCAATAAACCTCGGTATTTAATGGGAGTGGGAACACCCTGGAATTTGCTGGAATGCATCGATCAGGGTATTGATATGTTTGACTGTGTAATGCCTACCCGTAACGGAAGAAATGGAATGTTGTTTACTACACAGGGAGTGATTAATATCAGAAATAAAAAGTGGGCAAAAGATTTAAGTCCAATTGATCCAGGGTTACCATCAGAGCCTAGTCAGTATTATTCCAAAGCCTATTTGCGCCATTTGTTTGTGGCAGAAGAAATTTTGGGATTGCAGCTGGCTAGTATTCATAACCTCAGCTTTTATTTGTGGCTGGTAGGAGAAGCACGAAAACATATTCTGGACAATAGCTTTGCAAGCTGGAAAAAAGAGATGTTGGAAATTGTAAAGCGACGATTGTAA
- a CDS encoding LptF/LptG family permease: MKKLDWYILRKFLTTFFFAIFLFAVIAVVVDVSEKTDDFVRSQLGFRRIVTDYYAGFIPHIIALLFPLFVFIAVIFFTSKMAGNSEIIAILASGTGYSRWLRPYWVGGIIMATILWFANQYVVPKANVLRGNFEAKYIDANSSYNALLGQSNHIYLRIDSFTYAGIHYYDTTVKRGGPVFLYTLKGNEVVENLRAESIIWDTASRKWKMDVVFDRKLQPMQEKVVQEATRLMNFNFKPSDLTRDKYTKDKLTTPELTRFIALEELRGSEGLNSLKVERYRRDATCVTVILLTLIGAIVAGRKVRGGSGVHLAVGFVTAALFIVTDRFSTIFSTKGDLPPLLAAWIPNMIFLMVVLYLYRTAPK, translated from the coding sequence ATGAAGAAGCTTGATTGGTACATACTCAGAAAATTTCTCACTACCTTCTTCTTTGCTATTTTTTTATTTGCGGTTATAGCCGTGGTGGTGGATGTTAGCGAAAAAACGGATGATTTTGTTCGTTCACAATTAGGATTCAGGCGCATAGTTACTGATTATTATGCGGGATTTATTCCTCATATCATTGCATTGCTTTTCCCGCTTTTTGTATTTATTGCGGTTATTTTTTTTACATCCAAAATGGCTGGTAACAGTGAAATCATTGCCATTCTAGCCAGTGGTACCGGTTATTCCCGGTGGTTGAGACCTTATTGGGTTGGGGGTATTATTATGGCAACAATTCTCTGGTTTGCTAACCAGTATGTGGTGCCCAAAGCCAATGTATTAAGAGGAAATTTTGAGGCAAAATATATTGATGCCAATTCAAGTTACAATGCATTGTTAGGTCAGTCGAATCATATTTATTTACGCATAGATTCTTTTACTTATGCAGGTATTCATTATTATGATACCACTGTAAAAAGGGGAGGTCCCGTTTTTTTGTATACATTAAAAGGGAATGAAGTGGTAGAGAATCTCAGAGCAGAATCCATTATCTGGGATACCGCATCACGCAAATGGAAAATGGATGTTGTTTTTGACCGAAAACTTCAGCCCATGCAGGAGAAAGTGGTACAGGAAGCTACCCGCCTGATGAATTTTAATTTTAAACCTTCCGACCTAACGCGGGATAAATACACAAAAGACAAATTGACTACGCCGGAATTAACCCGTTTTATAGCACTGGAAGAATTGCGGGGCTCGGAAGGGCTGAATAGTTTAAAAGTGGAAAGGTATCGTAGGGATGCCACTTGTGTAACCGTTATTTTGCTGACCCTAATCGGAGCCATTGTTGCCGGTAGAAAAGTAAGAGGGGGAAGTGGCGTACACCTGGCGGTGGGATTTGTAACCGCTGCTCTATTTATTGTGACCGATCGATTTTCCACTATTTTTTCTACCAAGGGCGATTTGCCCCCTCTTTTGGCAGCTTGGATTCCCAATATGATATTCCTAATGGTTGTATTGTATTTGTATCGTACTGCGCCAAAATAA
- a CDS encoding citrate (Si)-synthase, eukaryotic, which yields MGIIKDRFKATADTASAEIKSILKDHGNKKIGEVTLAQIYQGMRGITGLVTETSLLDAQEGIRFRGYSIPELQDKLPKAPNGGEPLPEGLFYLMLMGELPTEEQVNHITSVWQRRSHVPNHVFATIDSLPLNTHPMTMFVVGVMALQTESNFAKEYAKGMNKKDYWDATYDDAMDLIARLPRIAAYIYRRKYKNNEHIQPNGLLDWAGNFAHMMGYEDESFKELMRLYMTIHADHEGGNVSAHTTHLVGSALSDPFLSYAAGMNGLAGPLHGLANQEVIKWIFEMQEKLGTDSPSKEQIAQYVQDTLSSGKVVPGYGHAVLRKTDPRFSAQMEFGKKHMPDDKLVNTVWNIYETVPPILQSLGKIKNPWPNVDAHSGALLVHYGFVEYEFYTVLFAVSRALGVMASLCWDRALGFPLERPKSVTTESVKLWLEGKDQIWE from the coding sequence ATGGGAATTATTAAAGACAGGTTTAAAGCAACAGCTGATACAGCTTCTGCGGAAATCAAATCCATTTTAAAAGATCACGGAAATAAAAAAATTGGTGAAGTTACTTTGGCCCAGATTTATCAGGGTATGAGGGGCATTACCGGTTTAGTAACTGAAACCAGTTTACTTGATGCACAGGAAGGTATCCGATTTAGGGGTTACTCAATTCCTGAGCTACAAGATAAGCTGCCTAAAGCGCCTAACGGCGGAGAACCTTTACCTGAAGGGCTATTTTACCTGATGTTGATGGGCGAATTGCCAACTGAAGAACAAGTGAATCATATCACCAGTGTATGGCAAAGAAGAAGTCATGTTCCTAATCACGTTTTTGCAACCATCGATTCATTGCCATTGAACACACACCCAATGACCATGTTTGTGGTTGGTGTGATGGCTTTGCAGACTGAAAGCAATTTTGCCAAGGAATATGCAAAGGGAATGAACAAGAAAGATTACTGGGATGCTACTTACGATGATGCCATGGATTTGATTGCTCGTCTTCCCAGAATTGCTGCTTATATCTACAGAAGAAAGTATAAGAATAACGAGCATATTCAGCCTAATGGATTGTTGGACTGGGCAGGCAACTTTGCCCATATGATGGGATATGAAGATGAGAGTTTCAAAGAATTGATGCGTTTATACATGACTATTCATGCTGACCATGAAGGTGGTAACGTATCTGCACATACCACACACCTGGTGGGTTCTGCTTTAAGTGATCCCTTTCTTAGCTACGCTGCAGGTATGAATGGTTTAGCTGGTCCTTTACATGGTCTGGCAAATCAGGAAGTGATTAAGTGGATTTTTGAAATGCAGGAAAAATTAGGAACAGACAGTCCAAGCAAAGAACAGATTGCACAGTACGTGCAGGATACTTTGTCTTCTGGTAAAGTTGTTCCTGGGTATGGTCACGCAGTATTGCGCAAGACCGATCCGCGCTTCTCTGCTCAAATGGAATTTGGTAAGAAACATATGCCGGACGACAAGTTGGTGAATACCGTGTGGAATATTTACGAAACGGTTCCGCCAATTTTGCAGTCCTTAGGAAAAATTAAGAACCCATGGCCTAACGTTGATGCACATAGTGGTGCATTACTCGTTCATTACGGATTTGTAGAGTATGAATTCTATACTGTATTGTTTGCCGTAAGCCGTGCATTAGGTGTGATGGCTAGCTTATGCTGGGACAGAGCATTGGGCTTCCCATTGGAAAGACCAAAATCTGTAACAACTGAATCTGTGAAATTGTGGCTGGAAGGCAAAGATCAAATCTGGGAGTAA
- a CDS encoding class I SAM-dependent DNA methyltransferase codes for MSNIQQAYNSWSEQYDTNENKTRDLEAIAIRNALEGKSFKNCLEIGCGTGKNTLWLKSIAKQVLAIDLSEKMLNKAKEKITDNQVKFIQADITHNWYFAATEKFDLATFSLMLEHIENLEPIFQQLSLVMESGATVYIGELHPFKQYNGSKARFDTEEGTQVVTCFNHHISDFVTAAKKYHFQLTDINEYFDEDDSSSMPRILQLLFCYNP; via the coding sequence ATGTCAAACATCCAACAAGCATACAATAGCTGGTCAGAGCAATACGACACCAACGAAAACAAAACCAGAGATCTAGAAGCCATTGCAATAAGAAATGCATTAGAAGGAAAGTCATTTAAAAACTGTTTGGAAATTGGCTGTGGCACGGGAAAAAACACGCTATGGCTCAAATCAATTGCAAAGCAAGTGCTAGCGATAGATCTCTCTGAAAAAATGCTAAACAAAGCCAAAGAAAAAATCACAGATAACCAGGTAAAGTTTATCCAGGCAGATATAACCCATAACTGGTACTTTGCAGCAACAGAAAAATTTGACTTAGCTACATTTAGCTTAATGCTAGAACATATTGAAAATCTGGAACCTATTTTCCAACAACTGAGCTTGGTAATGGAATCCGGAGCAACAGTTTACATAGGTGAATTACACCCCTTTAAACAATACAATGGTTCTAAAGCTAGATTTGATACAGAGGAGGGAACACAAGTTGTTACTTGTTTCAATCATCATATTTCTGATTTTGTAACCGCGGCAAAAAAGTATCATTTTCAATTAACAGACATAAATGAATATTTTGATGAGGACGACTCCTCTTCCATGCCCAGAATTTTGCAGCTACTGTTCTGCTACAATCCATAA
- a CDS encoding PKD domain-containing protein: MKYSQLFIAIGFTSAILLSACKKDVDKPADVQETTEDNNPPIGGATAVFRDTVSVKDGEVTITYAKSDACFPSNEIFSFTASAAGIPTGAKYIWEFGDGKSLTGTTVRNMYRNPATYTIILQIKNSADVLLHKASISVKALGQQVTPTAIFSSALPDINYLNNMTFTSRSTVPTGTIVDHFWDWADGTTSNSSNSFMPKNFPKVPEDKTYNVKMIVTANSGCRDTAALNVFVPASYTISGNFSAEQFDACTNEYFIFTPTATGVPAGAEYTWDFADATGTVTGSPVKKQFTYQNDYDVKMTITLKGKIIYQTHRPVRAFGQNIKPKALMLKNVVSSTSTKEVWAFYSQSNIPHGYLTGYRWEMPFNRVDDNFNTIVEQEFTKAATPTNYSVRLIVTGNTGCKDTTVANITIPAK; the protein is encoded by the coding sequence ATGAAATACAGTCAACTGTTTATCGCAATCGGATTTACATCTGCAATCTTGCTTTCTGCTTGTAAAAAAGATGTAGACAAGCCAGCTGATGTTCAGGAAACAACCGAAGACAATAATCCGCCAATTGGAGGTGCAACAGCGGTATTCAGAGATACGGTATCTGTTAAGGATGGGGAAGTAACCATTACCTATGCAAAGTCAGATGCTTGTTTTCCCAGCAACGAGATTTTTTCATTCACAGCTTCCGCTGCCGGTATACCTACAGGGGCAAAATATATTTGGGAATTCGGGGACGGTAAATCTTTAACGGGGACAACGGTTAGAAATATGTACAGAAACCCTGCTACTTATACCATTATCCTTCAAATTAAGAACTCGGCAGATGTATTACTTCATAAAGCATCCATTTCGGTAAAAGCTTTGGGTCAGCAAGTAACACCCACTGCTATATTCTCGAGCGCTTTGCCCGATATTAATTACCTGAATAATATGACATTTACGAGTAGGTCTACTGTGCCAACCGGAACAATTGTAGATCATTTCTGGGATTGGGCAGATGGCACCACCAGTAATAGTTCCAACTCATTTATGCCTAAGAATTTTCCGAAAGTTCCAGAAGATAAAACTTACAATGTAAAGATGATTGTTACTGCTAACTCCGGATGCCGGGATACAGCAGCGCTAAATGTTTTTGTTCCTGCATCCTATACAATCAGCGGTAATTTTTCTGCAGAGCAATTTGATGCTTGTACTAACGAGTATTTTATTTTCACTCCAACTGCTACAGGGGTTCCGGCTGGTGCAGAATATACCTGGGATTTTGCTGATGCTACTGGAACTGTTACAGGTAGCCCTGTAAAGAAACAGTTTACATATCAGAATGATTATGATGTAAAAATGACCATAACCTTAAAAGGTAAAATAATTTATCAAACACACAGACCGGTAAGAGCTTTTGGTCAGAATATTAAACCTAAGGCTTTGATGTTAAAGAATGTGGTAAGTTCTACTTCAACTAAGGAAGTCTGGGCTTTTTATAGTCAATCCAATATTCCGCATGGATATTTAACCGGATACAGATGGGAAATGCCATTTAACCGAGTAGACGATAACTTTAATACGATTGTAGAACAGGAATTTACTAAAGCCGCAACGCCTACCAATTATTCTGTGCGATTAATTGTTACAGGCAATACTGGCTGTAAGGATACCACCGTTGCCAATATAACCATACCGGCAAAATAA
- a CDS encoding PKD domain-containing protein, producing the protein MKLIRTHLFIFLAVLGLFACKKDAAIDLDKLVQVDSAQMTKGAIVTVSRDTTTVTYGNVEAKFSQTSTCFPSSEVFAFSASGVALPAGGYYSWQFGDGNIATGATTTHSYQAAGSFVVTLMVMANANNMLAKVSFGVKALGQQTKPEASFTTKFDFPQNLNYVTFNSTSSINQGDIVQFKYNWGDGTEHISSVGLVRHEFPKAINDSTYSVKLTILSNSGCSDDTTIRLTIPGRYNIKGKFKTESFDACTNERILFTAEAENVPSGAVYEWDFSDGTGVRTGNPIMYKYKFPNDYDVIMSVKLNGREIYRTNKLVNAKGENPKPTAKFEETLVWDYPTTQRWSFNSRSTIPTSTIDSYQWSFGNGNTNNEFYSFIETVYNKEATSKTYTVQLIVTGNGCTDTARKTITIPPR; encoded by the coding sequence ATGAAACTGATACGTACCCATTTATTCATTTTCTTGGCTGTTCTGGGTCTTTTTGCTTGTAAAAAAGATGCAGCTATAGATTTGGATAAATTGGTGCAGGTAGACTCAGCACAAATGACCAAAGGGGCAATTGTTACTGTTTCAAGAGATACTACAACCGTAACCTATGGTAATGTTGAAGCCAAGTTTAGCCAAACATCAACTTGTTTCCCTTCTTCAGAGGTATTTGCATTTTCTGCTTCCGGTGTTGCTTTACCGGCTGGTGGTTATTATAGCTGGCAATTTGGGGATGGCAACATTGCCACAGGTGCCACAACTACGCACTCTTACCAGGCAGCAGGATCTTTTGTAGTGACTTTGATGGTAATGGCCAATGCTAATAATATGCTTGCCAAAGTTAGTTTTGGAGTTAAGGCATTGGGGCAGCAAACCAAGCCTGAAGCTAGTTTCACCACCAAATTTGATTTCCCTCAAAATCTTAATTATGTTACTTTCAACAGTACTTCTTCTATTAATCAGGGAGATATTGTTCAATTTAAATACAACTGGGGCGACGGAACAGAGCATATAAGTTCTGTTGGATTGGTAAGACATGAATTTCCAAAAGCTATCAATGATTCTACCTATTCGGTAAAACTAACCATACTTTCAAACAGTGGATGTTCTGATGACACTACTATTCGATTGACTATTCCTGGCAGATACAATATCAAAGGCAAATTTAAGACTGAATCATTTGATGCCTGCACCAATGAGCGAATCCTATTTACTGCAGAAGCAGAAAATGTACCTTCTGGTGCAGTATATGAATGGGATTTTTCCGATGGTACAGGGGTTAGAACTGGAAACCCAATCATGTATAAGTATAAGTTCCCGAATGATTACGATGTTATAATGAGTGTTAAGCTCAATGGCAGGGAAATATACAGAACTAATAAGCTCGTGAATGCCAAAGGAGAGAATCCAAAACCGACAGCCAAGTTTGAGGAAACCCTTGTATGGGATTATCCTACTACGCAGCGATGGTCCTTTAACAGTAGGTCTACTATACCTACCAGTACTATTGATTCTTATCAATGGAGTTTTGGTAACGGAAATACCAACAATGAGTTTTACAGTTTCATAGAAACCGTTTATAACAAAGAAGCTACCAGTAAAACTTATACTGTTCAATTAATAGTTACCGGAAATGGTTGCACAGATACCGCCAGAAAAACCATTACTATTCCGCCTAGGTAA